One window of the Triticum dicoccoides isolate Atlit2015 ecotype Zavitan chromosome 3B, WEW_v2.0, whole genome shotgun sequence genome contains the following:
- the LOC119279325 gene encoding translation initiation factor IF-2-like produces MVLISGTQNLHPPPPTLALSLRRTRCSPRPARCSPAGEAAAPSLPPTAPSLPPTACPPPTPLHTAAGGTLLHTAAAPPPTGAFSAAPSVSRWSCRCRPNPTGGWPFRPRPNSSISWRCRRQEVHGKRRRPNLLTRNTTNQRDPNDVWISKKILLPMPTRCLMKIQASCKEYSSMKMQEDEES; encoded by the exons ATCTGGAACACAGAATCTACATCCGCCGCCGCCCACGCTCGCGCTCTCTCTCCGCCGCACACGCTGCTCCCCGCGGCCGGCCAGGTGCTCTCCAGCCGGCGAGGCCGCCGCACCCTCTCTCCCGCCCACCGCACCCTCTCTCCCGCCCACCGCATGTCCACCGCCGACCCCACTCCACACAGCCGCCGGTGGAACCCTACTCCATACTGCTGCCGCGCCTCCACCGACAGGAGCTTTCTCCGCCGCCCCCTCCGTCTCCAG ATGGTCTTGCCGTTGCCGTCCAAACCCTACAGGAGGTTGGCCTTTTCGTCCGCGCCCAAACTCGTCTATCTCCTGGAGGTGCCGCCGGCAAGAAG TGCATGGCAAAAGAAGGCGGCCAAACCTACTAACCAGGAATACCACTAACCAGCGGGATCCGAACGATGTGTGGATTTCCAAAAAG ATTCTCTTACCTATGcctacaaggtgtttgatgaaaatcCAAGCAAGCTGCAAAGAATATTCATCTAT GAAAATGCAAGAGGACGAGGAATCATGA